One window of uncultured Methanoregula sp. genomic DNA carries:
- a CDS encoding CBS domain-containing protein: MRTAQDFIIEIPVLKPTDQITKARQILRDDRFREIYIVDAKRNLLGYIDITDGLRETSTKSNVTIQGFVRDAPLADPADSIERVAKTMREFHTDSAAVVSPRPRMIGGVLLADLFPVIISRNELHGEVADRMSGRVVAADPADELQQVYTMIMESGYSAFPVVKKKRLVGIVSRRDLISTRHVRSEIARNARIPLEDMMTKEVFTITPDDPVSTAAEMLVKHDISLLPVMNGDHLVGVINRHDILAALA, encoded by the coding sequence ATGAGGACAGCACAGGATTTCATCATCGAGATCCCTGTGCTGAAACCAACCGACCAGATAACCAAGGCACGGCAGATCTTGAGAGATGACCGGTTCCGTGAAATCTACATCGTGGATGCAAAACGAAACCTGCTCGGGTACATCGATATCACGGACGGCCTGAGGGAAACCTCTACGAAGTCGAACGTGACGATCCAGGGATTCGTGAGGGATGCTCCCTTAGCGGACCCTGCAGATTCCATCGAGCGGGTGGCAAAAACGATGCGGGAGTTCCATACGGACAGCGCAGCAGTGGTCAGCCCCCGCCCCCGGATGATAGGCGGGGTGCTCCTTGCCGACCTCTTCCCGGTCATCATATCGCGCAATGAACTCCATGGCGAGGTCGCCGACAGGATGTCGGGCAGGGTGGTAGCAGCCGATCCCGCAGATGAGCTCCAGCAGGTATACACGATGATCATGGAAAGCGGGTATTCCGCGTTCCCGGTTGTCAAGAAGAAGCGGCTCGTAGGGATAGTCTCGCGGCGCGACCTGATCAGCACACGGCACGTCCGGTCTGAGATTGCCCGCAATGCCAGGATACCTCTGGAAGACATGATGACCAAAGAGGTGTTCACGATAACGCCCGACGACCCCGTCAGCACCGCTGCAGAGATGCTCGTGAAGCATGACATCAGCCTGCTCCCGGTGATGAACGGGGATCACCTCGTCGGGGTCATCAACCGGCACGATATTCTTGCCGCGCTCGCATAG
- a CDS encoding transglutaminase domain-containing protein: MQKKRGVSGNKNLELALVGLSAIAMLALSFVVLIVEFPYLNPFPSLDPRSADVINLEKSDADSIISLNFYMNARYNREIYPEANQSITAELERARSIPDPEARLDEIFKWEMNDWIEPNSNLSAVVCPNAACTYELLADDHNRVMAGPYYDGILYPQKNADGTMFADDPYWIAYNKVGECREYSTLFAFMAQESGIESHLVRTSSHQWVEVELANGSYYYDPWCAHVRGYYNALDGNMTFRDKWFNTIGSYEENCNPPDPYPISYTEYPYIMATPKYLEALGWHTLSEELNGTLPE, from the coding sequence ATGCAGAAAAAGAGGGGAGTATCCGGGAATAAGAACCTGGAACTTGCATTGGTTGGCCTGTCTGCCATTGCCATGCTCGCATTATCCTTTGTTGTATTGATAGTGGAGTTCCCGTACCTGAATCCGTTCCCCTCGCTCGACCCCCGGTCTGCCGATGTCATCAACCTGGAGAAGAGCGATGCTGATTCCATCATATCCCTTAATTTTTACATGAATGCACGATATAACCGGGAAATTTACCCAGAGGCCAACCAAAGTATCACCGCTGAGCTGGAAAGAGCCCGAAGTATCCCGGATCCGGAAGCCCGGCTCGATGAAATTTTTAAGTGGGAGATGAACGACTGGATCGAGCCCAATTCCAATCTTTCGGCAGTCGTATGTCCCAATGCAGCTTGTACTTACGAGCTCCTTGCGGACGATCATAACCGGGTGATGGCAGGCCCGTACTATGATGGGATCCTGTACCCGCAGAAGAACGCGGATGGGACCATGTTCGCTGACGATCCCTACTGGATTGCTTACAACAAAGTTGGCGAATGCAGGGAATATTCTACGTTGTTCGCCTTCATGGCACAGGAATCCGGCATCGAGTCCCATCTCGTCCGGACCTCTTCGCACCAGTGGGTGGAAGTGGAGCTTGCAAACGGCTCCTACTATTATGATCCCTGGTGTGCACACGTCCGGGGATATTACAACGCATTGGACGGCAACATGACATTCCGGGACAAGTGGTTCAATACAATCGGATCGTATGAAGAGAACTGCAACCCGCCGGATCCTTACCCGATCAGCTATACCGAGTACCCCTACATAATGGCCACTCCCAAATACCTGGAAGCCCTCGGATGGCATACCCTCTCCGAAGAGCTCAACGGGACCCTGCCTGAATAG
- a CDS encoding CBS domain-containing protein, which translates to MHQNDRGIKQGDRLLKMQGKLDRGPVEFKSHIVEQEGEIMAIATRDVISVPPTQSIIAAVEQMTKCGFRRLPVTDAGTGRVLGIITSGDIINLIGGGDKFRLIQVRHGGNLIAALNEPVRAIMTQQLATLRSDARISDAVDVIVKKKIGGLPVVDKEDLLLGIVTERDVMRVLEAERSTLRAEDVMSTTLRVTGPDSPIASVTKDMTKYRLRRLPVVSDDVLYGIITATDIMRYLGSREVFSRLTTGNVAEVVNLPVRTLIAGELFTTTPEKSINEVAREMLEKNIGALPVIEDSRPIGLVTEFDLVKAFAKG; encoded by the coding sequence ATGCACCAGAATGACCGGGGCATAAAGCAGGGCGACAGGCTCCTGAAGATGCAGGGAAAACTCGACCGGGGCCCGGTGGAGTTCAAATCCCATATCGTGGAACAGGAAGGTGAGATCATGGCGATCGCCACCCGCGACGTCATTTCAGTACCGCCGACACAGAGTATCATTGCGGCGGTGGAGCAGATGACGAAGTGCGGGTTCCGCAGGCTTCCCGTGACCGATGCCGGCACGGGACGGGTCCTTGGGATCATCACCTCGGGAGATATCATCAATCTCATCGGTGGCGGGGACAAGTTCCGGCTCATCCAGGTCCGGCACGGGGGAAACCTCATTGCTGCACTCAACGAGCCCGTCCGGGCGATCATGACCCAGCAGCTCGCGACACTCCGGAGCGATGCCCGGATCAGCGATGCGGTTGACGTTATTGTCAAAAAGAAGATCGGGGGCCTTCCCGTTGTCGACAAGGAAGATCTCCTCCTGGGGATCGTAACGGAACGCGACGTCATGCGGGTGCTCGAGGCCGAGCGGAGCACTCTCCGGGCCGAAGATGTGATGAGCACGACCCTGCGGGTCACCGGGCCCGACAGCCCGATTGCATCCGTGACAAAGGACATGACGAAGTACCGGTTACGGCGGCTGCCGGTGGTCAGCGATGATGTCCTTTACGGCATCATAACGGCAACGGACATCATGCGGTATCTCGGCAGCCGTGAAGTCTTTTCCCGGCTCACTACGGGCAATGTTGCGGAAGTTGTGAACCTGCCGGTCCGGACCCTGATCGCCGGGGAGCTCTTCACGACAACGCCGGAGAAGAGCATCAACGAGGTTGCCCGCGAGATGCTGGAAAAGAACATCGGGGCGCTCCCGGTGATCGAGGACTCCCGCCCGATCGGGCTCGTCACCGAGTTCGACCTTGTGAAGGCATTTGCGAAGGGGTGA
- a CDS encoding GTPase, whose amino-acid sequence MFYQTFGTVKKKFSSFLNRFFKKKRTRIGIYGPPNAGKTTLANRIARDWTGDAVGPVSEIPHETRRARKKEDVIISGANGSTITMDIVDTPGVTTKIDYHEFLEFGMEKDEAIIRAREATEGVAEAMHWLREDIDGVVYMLDSTLDPFMQVNIMMIGIIESRNLPVIIVANKIDLPDAAPARIRSAFPQHPVVAISGLEGRNVEDLYEMMLEYFG is encoded by the coding sequence ATATTTTACCAGACGTTTGGTACTGTCAAGAAGAAATTTTCCTCATTCCTCAACCGCTTTTTCAAGAAGAAGCGGACCCGTATCGGCATCTACGGCCCGCCCAATGCAGGGAAGACAACGCTTGCAAACCGCATTGCCCGGGACTGGACCGGGGATGCCGTAGGCCCGGTAAGCGAGATCCCCCACGAGACCCGCAGGGCACGGAAGAAGGAAGATGTCATCATCTCCGGGGCAAACGGCAGTACGATAACAATGGATATCGTGGACACCCCGGGTGTCACCACCAAGATCGATTATCACGAGTTCCTCGAGTTCGGGATGGAGAAGGACGAAGCGATCATCCGTGCGCGGGAAGCTACCGAGGGTGTGGCAGAAGCCATGCACTGGCTGCGCGAAGATATCGACGGCGTTGTGTACATGCTGGACTCGACCCTCGATCCCTTCATGCAGGTCAATATCATGATGATCGGGATCATCGAGAGCCGGAACCTGCCGGTGATCATCGTGGCCAACAAGATCGATCTCCCGGATGCAGCACCGGCCCGGATCCGCAGCGCATTCCCCCAGCACCCGGTCGTAGCCATATCGGGACTCGAAGGCAGGAATGTTGAAGATCTCTACGAGATGATGCTCGAATACTTCGGGTGA
- a CDS encoding Zn-ribbon domain-containing protein, with product MPHKCTKCGREYKDGSTEILKGCASCGGKKFLYIKEGELNRDVLEEKSIEEIAEESHEEVLEIVEPKTKKEVEMYDRVETIRIVSPGSYELNLEKMAESDERIVSVGKEGSYIIDLMSMAKEQPKKKPAREKKKR from the coding sequence ATGCCGCACAAGTGTACGAAATGCGGGCGGGAATACAAGGACGGGTCAACCGAGATCCTGAAAGGGTGTGCCAGTTGCGGCGGCAAGAAGTTCCTCTACATCAAGGAAGGGGAGCTCAACAGGGACGTGCTCGAAGAGAAGTCCATCGAGGAGATCGCCGAGGAATCTCATGAAGAGGTTCTCGAGATAGTTGAGCCCAAAACAAAGAAAGAAGTGGAGATGTACGACCGGGTGGAGACCATCCGGATCGTCTCTCCCGGCTCGTACGAGCTGAACCTCGAGAAGATGGCGGAGAGCGATGAACGGATCGTGAGCGTAGGCAAGGAAGGCAGTTACATCATCGACCTCATGTCCATGGCAAAAGAGCAGCCGAAAAAGAAGCCGGCCAGAGAAAAGAAGAAGAGATAA
- a CDS encoding CBS domain-containing protein gives MKKTSNAIRFETRVSLKEVMRHDPTTISSGATVAKAAAAMCHDDVGSCIVLNHNLPVGIVTEQDINCKVVAKDLKPSTVHVNEIMSTPLITVSAEKTVGDAAHMMVKHKVRRIPVVDETKKVIGIVTVRDLLTVSNELNELLTDLIEINREEIVEQGVCSRCSQMSDDLKRVDSVLLCPRCREEDNIT, from the coding sequence ATGAAAAAGACATCCAACGCAATTCGCTTCGAGACCCGCGTTTCCTTAAAAGAGGTGATGCGGCACGACCCGACCACGATCAGCTCAGGTGCCACGGTAGCAAAGGCGGCAGCAGCAATGTGCCACGACGATGTAGGAAGCTGCATTGTCCTCAACCACAACCTGCCTGTCGGCATCGTGACTGAACAGGATATCAACTGCAAGGTCGTTGCAAAGGATCTCAAGCCAAGTACAGTGCACGTGAACGAAATCATGAGCACGCCACTCATTACGGTGAGTGCGGAGAAAACTGTAGGCGATGCCGCCCACATGATGGTGAAGCACAAGGTCAGGAGAATCCCCGTTGTCGATGAGACCAAGAAAGTCATCGGTATCGTAACCGTGCGGGATCTCCTGACCGTCTCCAACGAACTCAACGAACTCTTAACCGATCTCATCGAGATCAACCGTGAGGAGATTGTTGAGCAGGGTGTATGCAGCCGCTGCAGCCAGATGTCTGATGATCTCAAGCGGGTGGACAGTGTCCTGCTCTGCCCCCGCTGCCGTGAGGAGGACAATATCACATGA
- a CDS encoding transglutaminase family protein yields the protein MKPARLERYLKSSPIIDWHHPAVSAKAHELALGCRDDTEIARSCFLFVRDEIRHSWDYRMNPVTLAASDVLREGTGFCYAKSHLLAALLRANGIPAGLCYQRLVFNEFGIPFFIHGLNAIWLETYGWYRADARGLKPRHDAAFTPPVEALPYVARATGEAELPEIWDEPLPSVVEVLTRYSDIEDVRRNLPDIEVFPIPREDLPAAERY from the coding sequence ATGAAACCCGCCCGTCTCGAACGCTACCTGAAATCCTCACCCATCATCGACTGGCACCATCCTGCCGTATCGGCCAAAGCCCATGAACTCGCGCTCGGGTGCAGAGACGACACTGAAATCGCCCGCAGCTGCTTTCTCTTTGTCCGCGATGAGATTCGTCACAGCTGGGATTACCGGATGAACCCGGTAACCCTCGCAGCATCGGACGTACTCCGGGAAGGTACAGGTTTCTGTTATGCCAAGAGCCATCTCCTCGCCGCACTGCTCCGGGCAAACGGTATCCCGGCCGGGCTCTGTTACCAGCGGCTTGTCTTCAATGAATTCGGGATCCCGTTCTTCATCCACGGGCTCAACGCGATCTGGCTCGAAACGTATGGATGGTACCGTGCCGATGCCCGGGGTCTCAAGCCCCGGCACGATGCTGCCTTCACCCCGCCGGTGGAAGCCCTTCCTTACGTGGCACGGGCCACGGGCGAGGCCGAGCTTCCCGAAATCTGGGACGAACCGCTTCCATCCGTGGTGGAAGTGCTTACGCGGTATAGCGATATCGAGGATGTCCGCCGGAACCTGCCGGATATCGAAGTATTCCCGATCCCGCGTGAGGATTTACCTGCTGCGGAACGCTACTGA